The Maniola jurtina chromosome 13, ilManJurt1.1, whole genome shotgun sequence genomic interval AAATCTTGTCTTATCAATTATTCATATATGATGTCATTCTCTCATCTTGTCAATCTTAAAATTGAAATCTTAATTCATAACAAAAACATCTTAGTTCATGACAAAAAGACCCGTATTTTACGAGTTTATAAACACCATACCTGATGCAGTGCGAACCGCCAGCGGGGGTttcgaaaactttttaaatgatTTGTTCACTGTGGTTGCATGTCAGGCGGGCGCGGGCGTGGCGCAGACGACGGGGTGGCCGGGCACGGTCGCCATTGTCGGCAAGTGGTTCGGCAACGCCAAGAAGGGCCTCATCTTCGGGCTCTGGAACTCGCACACCTCGCTGGGGAACATCCTCGGTGAGTCGCAGTAGCTGTTGGTAGCCCTTTTAACTCAGCTAAGCTAAAATGGATTGTAATGAATGATGTTTGTTGAAGGAACGCTCATGGCCTCAAAGTATGTGGAGACGGACTGGGCGTTATCGTTCATATACCCCGCGCTGGTGATGGGCGCGGTAGGGTTCCTGGTGTTCCTGTTCCTGGCGCCGGAACCCAGGCTCGTGGGCCTCACACCCGACAGGACATCTGTGAGTGTTACGCTAGGAACGTGAAGCATGTGCAGAGTGACCGGGCGCTATCGTTCATATACCGCGCCCATCGCCAGGATGGGCGCGGCTGTGTTTTGGTGTGCCTGTTCCTGGCGCCAGAACCCAGGCTAGGTGCCCAAGAGGTTGTATACCCACGGGACTTCTACAGCATTACGCTGAGGCGATTCCCTTTTTGGGACAGTTTTGCGCGACAGACACGCATTCGGTTTTAGACACTATTATTTTTTAGATTACTTGTAATTCCTTTGGAAAGGGATTTCGGCTCCGTAGAACGTTGTCTCTGTCAtccatacctatgtgacgttatGACGGTCTCagcgacagagacaacgctctatctctttctaaagctcgatgtacaatatttcctgcacactatctacattctacactaTTAGAGCTATGTAATGGCGGTGGTTTTCTCGGTTGAAATGCATTCAAAGCCGTATTTTATAAGACGAAGTATTTGTGATCCTTTTTTCTGTACTGTATATGTATACACTTGTACTGTGTAGGGTTTGCGCTATGAtcctaaataaaagaaaatgtattCATTCTATTTAGTATTTAGTGAATTTAATAGTGACATAATTTGCAGCCAAGCAGACAGTCCACGAGATCTGACACTGAAGAGGAACCGACACAAGTGATTGTTGGGGATCAGGTAAGTTGGGCAAGGTGTTGATGGCATAATTATTTGTAGTTTATAAAAAAAGCGGGGGACGCCCGACAGAAACGTAACTTGTATTATTTTTCTATGAAAGTAATTTGGATCGGACCGCTCCGATCCGGTTTGGTCCTGTCAGATCCGGTTCATTCCAGTCGATAAATACGAACAAGCATAATATCTTGTATCTCTCGAGGAAGTTAACGACTCCTCAGCGGCGGAGCCCAAGTCTTCGTAAAGAGTTTCGCTTCTTATTGGTGGCTGAGAAGTCATTCACAAATCACGCCGCATTACGACATATTTTGCGTATCAACGGTGCGCGGGCGCGTGTAATCGACTTCTCAGCCAACAAAAAACGTTGATTTGAACTATAGGTGTAAAGCTTTTTTCAGAAACGGTAGAAAATCTAACGTAGAAATAGCACCGATGCACGCCAAAAATCATAGATATTTTAAGCCTCCTGCTAACTTCACTcacaaaatattacattttgGTAACATAACGAAATTGTGAGTGAAGTTAGCAGATTTTAAACTTTCCTTTGACTCGATCTGATTTGACTTAACACGCATGAAGTAGCTTTTGGGTGACGTAATGAAAATCTGAGTTAACACGGAAGTTGTGTTTCGTGAATGTATAATAAaggtatttttaaatctttattactTTGAATATCTATTTGAAGCAAATGCCTATCGctatcgctatcccacttcggCTAACAAACAAAAGTGAGAGATCAGACCCCAGTGGTGTTCGACCTTTCGTTCACTCTCAGCAGtcgagagtgaataggcatcttataGGTAAGCGCGGTCCAAATCTAtcaaaagtatgctcctgaaaacaAGCATATACTTATGTACTATCGAAGATTacgtaaatgacaaaaaaaacatggatttgactcgctccagcaatgcgtggggctgcaattgcttgtatagtacatATAGTATGGGATATTATTGTTttaacacttgaaaagagcaaccgccgagtttcttgctggttcttctcggtaggaacggtataccgaaccagtgttagattattttgatgatttgaaagtacttgtaaaaagttcatttgaataaaaatctattctattcattccatctaaggctgcatcatcacaacaggaagtctgattgcagccaagcgctactctataaattaaaaaaaagtcgaAATGGGAGAGCGATAAGTTGGTATTTATggccacgactcatgcaactggcTCGAAATTGCGACAAatcaaaatcatcaaattaatcgtaGTATGCTACATTGTATAGCTATTATCTATGGTATGCACCCGTTATCTACATATGTCGTTAAACTAACTAAggaataagcttaaaatcaatAGATAGGCATATAAATAACAGCATGTTTGCAGGCGGCCAGCCTGCGACCCTCGCGCCACTCCGCTAACTCACCGCCGGTAAGTCTGTGAAtgcactcactcactcactccgCACTCATTTCTCACTTTCACTCTGTTTATTTCACACTTCTTAATGTTAACAGTTTTTCAGAACGAAGCATGTGGATACGCCTTGACTAAACTAAAGTCTTCAAATTAATATCTAACTAACACATATACCGTTCCGAAACAACTGattaaaagtcggtcaagtgtgactcgcacacgaagggttccgtatcaagAAATCGaacctttttaaaattttcatggcggccgttttttattttttattatttgttgttatagcgtgcggcaatagaaatacgcattctgtgaaaatttgaaCTCTATCTATTATGGCCGCGTTTCATGCTTGTGGCAAACAATAAGCACTGGCAAGCGTGTGGTCGGGTGCTTGCGTATGCTTGCTAACGCTTGGAAGTGCTTGTCGTTAGATCCGATTGGCTACAAGCCAAACACTTGTATAATAAGTGCTCTGTGCTCTGCTAGCCGATGCTGTATGTTGTTTGCCACAAACGTCTGACGGCTCGGTCTGGTACACGAGATACAGCTCTCTGACACACCGACGGAGGCATAGTAATAGAATCCCCTTGGCaccccttcgggtacggaaccctaaaaatacgacacaataaaAAAACACACGAAAAAATCTTCAtaaaattctcatttaaaaatatttgattaaaaCGAAGCTAAGAAAGTTTCCATCATTGCAGTACCAACAAGAAGACTCGGCAACAGAAGAGACAGCGCTACTGTCTCGCTCGTCTCGCTCGCAAAGTGGTGCCGTCTCGCTCACTCGCGCGCTGGCCATCCCCGGCGTCATAGACTTCTCTCTTTCACTCTTTTTTGCTAAGCTGGTCAGCTATACTTTCTTGTTCTGGCTTCCTCTATACATCAACTCGTCAAGTAAGTATGATAAAGAATTATTCATACTAATTCCTTAAAAGCTGAGCAGTAGCAACGAAATTAAATTAGCCGTAGTATTTCAGCGTGACAGGCTTGCGTTTTGTTAAGTGTTTTAGGATTCATTAGACCCTGTccaatttttgataaaatccaTGTGCATAGTTTCCGAATTTTTCGGGATGCTCATCACGAAAATGACGTTCATTTTTAAATCTAGATGGCtgatcaatttttttcaatgaaGTGTTATATGTAATTTGCTAAATAAATCGCTCTCCCGCGGGTTTTTATTCGgcgttatgtgcgttttgagccattgaatatcacttgctttaacggtgaaggaaaacatcgtgaagaaacgagcatgcctgagagttctccataattgtTCTCAAACTATGGCTAAAGTGTGTACGGGGTGTAGAGATAATGACAAGGATGATGGTATCAACGGTGGGATGTCCTCAGCTCCGCTCACGCCGAAGCAGTCGGGCGAGCTAAGCACCGCGTTCGACGTGGGCGGCGTGGTGGGCGCGGCTCTGGCCGGCTTGCTGGCGGACTACGCGAGCTGCCCCGCGCTCGTGTGCTGCGGGTTCTACGCGCTCTGTGCGCCCACGGTGAGTCTACGGAGACTGCAGACTGTACACGCATTTTGTGTTCTTTGGTTCGTGATGTCGTTTTACAATGTCCTTCGACGTCCATTTTGAAACTAACGACCATAGCATATGAACAGACATCCATAGGTCGCTGGTTCatatccggctcgaaggaccataTGATGAAGAatgtgaaatgaaatgaaatgaaattatttattttgccaaatgTGACTAACAGTAAATGATAGTACATTGACAGGTAGTCTCTTTCACATTGTCATTGATGTGCTGGTTGATGGTTCACATCGGTGCTCGTTGGGTGTTATGAAGGAAacactatatttattattatgacacaCACTATATtctttactaattaattattaattgaaaacgaTGTACACATCCAATTACTTGTTAATGTGGCAATTCAAATGTGAGAGAGTGGAAAAAGTTTGACTGACTGAATGTCTTTACAGATTACAGTCGGTTACAGATTAAGTTTGTTGGTGGCCAACACTGGTGTCTGCTCTGATGTTTATTAGCTCGAGACACCACGGTAGTGCCGTCTTGCTGCCCAGTGAGATATGGGGCTGGCTTACACGCACTAAAGTGTAGTTTGTACCCCGCAGCTGCTGGCGTACCAGACGTGGGGCGCCATGTCGTACGCGCTCAACGTGGCGCTGCTGGTGGCGGCGGGCGTGCTGGTCAATGGGCCCTACGCGCTCATCACGACCGCCGTCAGCGCGGAACTAGGTGAGCCACTCATTTGCGGGTACTTCACTGATTACTccataaaaattcaaaatatttttattcaattataaaagtacttttgaatcgtcaaaagcatttaccacttttcggttcggaatgcctttcctaccgagaagaaccagcaagctcttttcaaagattcgatatacaatattatgccatgtataaaagtacaatataaaaagtgtacaatagtacccaatatgaataaaataccttgactttgactttgtggGCGTAAATAACGATATTCTCTTGTTATCAAACGATTTGACTCTCAATTTCGAGCTTTGTTACTTTCACGTATCTCACACTAGCATCTCTGTCCGACGCAACTAGACAAACTTAGCGAACCTACCTAGATCGCCTCCTTCAATCCTCTCTCGCGGTCCCGAACCGACCATCTCACCCGGTTGCCGTAAACACGTCAAATAAACAGCAGTCACACAGAAAAACGTTTACGGAGTCTATCCCGCATCACGAAATAAAAGCTTCAATCAACATTGTAGCAATGTATTGAACAACAACTGgcaattttaaattaagtttgtctgtccttttattataactttggtaagaaagagatgcgaatactctaaaatttagtcgcgattagaatcagtaccaat includes:
- the LOC123871188 gene encoding glucose-6-phosphate exchanger SLC37A2 isoform X1, whose product is MRGKWLSCLKMSGVSRDAPVGVQCLQKISSWMCPRLQFNRLRCYQALVLVLTYFTYMTYHLTRKPISVVKSVLHQNCSALPQPPDVRPGDDQWCDWAPFNTADANTLLGTLDSAFLFSYAGAMFVSGMVAERVDLRYFLSLGMLVSAVFCYLFGLGRTLDVHDISFYLLVQAGAGVAQTTGWPGTVAIVGKWFGNAKKGLIFGLWNSHTSLGNILGTLMASKYVETDWALSFIYPALVMGAVGFLVFLFLAPEPRLVGLTPDRTSPSRQSTRSDTEEEPTQVIVGDQAASLRPSRHSANSPPYQQEDSATEETALLSRSSRSQSGAVSLTRALAIPGVIDFSLSLFFAKLVSYTFLFWLPLYINSSTPLTPKQSGELSTAFDVGGVVGAALAGLLADYASCPALVCCGFYALCAPTLLAYQTWGAMSYALNVALLVAAGVLVNGPYALITTAVSAELGTHSSLAGDAKALATVTAIIDGTGSIGAAVGPMLAGLVSGRAGSWSYVFYMLISCDVMALVLLLRMATSEVSRVRRERRLASPRLVRIE
- the LOC123871188 gene encoding glucose-6-phosphate exchanger SLC37A2 isoform X2, with amino-acid sequence MLAKDQLLDVPSASVQQITMLPSPGPGADVLHVHDVPPDAQAHLGGEERAAPELQRPAPAARRPAWRRPVVRLGALHVVADTADANTLLGTLDSAFLFSYAGAMFVSGMVAERVDLRYFLSLGMLVSAVFCYLFGLGRTLDVHDISFYLLVQAGAGVAQTTGWPGTVAIVGKWFGNAKKGLIFGLWNSHTSLGNILGTLMASKYVETDWALSFIYPALVMGAVGFLVFLFLAPEPRLVGLTPDRTSPSRQSTRSDTEEEPTQVIVGDQAASLRPSRHSANSPPYQQEDSATEETALLSRSSRSQSGAVSLTRALAIPGVIDFSLSLFFAKLVSYTFLFWLPLYINSSTPLTPKQSGELSTAFDVGGVVGAALAGLLADYASCPALVCCGFYALCAPTLLAYQTWGAMSYALNVALLVAAGVLVNGPYALITTAVSAELGTHSSLAGDAKALATVTAIIDGTGSIGAAVGPMLAGLVSGRAGSWSYVFYMLISCDVMALVLLLRMATSEVSRVRRERRLASPRLVRIE